One genomic region from Colletes latitarsis isolate SP2378_abdomen chromosome 10, iyColLati1, whole genome shotgun sequence encodes:
- the LOC143346958 gene encoding nardilysin isoform X4: MVFMGSAKYPQENDIDAFISKRGGSLNASTECEYTTFYFEIQKKHLLPALDRFAQFFIEPLMKKDAITREREAVESEFQMALPSDINRKEQLFCSFARSNHPVTKFSWGNLITLRDNVTDEKLYAELHKFRERHYSAHRMKLAIQAKFPLDVLENYVTECFSNVPNNGLPPDDFSVFKGANSFDTPRFRRIYKIKPVKDICKVELTWSMPSMHDLYKSKSHQYVSWIIGHEGKGSLISYLRDKMWCLDINSGNSESGFEHSSMYALFSLSLTLTEQGFKHLSDVLNAIFSFINLMRKEGPQQRIYDEIKQIADTAFRFIDEEPPAEYVEELCENMHYSPPCDYIISNKLYMEYNPDIIRACLNYLTPDDVNIIIFDKKFNDEEFDKIEPWFQIKYTDTEIPQAWIECWRTIEPLPEFYLPLPNVFLTDDFNLITIPPDVPKYPTKIYTDDISEVWYRPDPKFRLPECYMSFYIITPMAIHSTKSAALIDLFVTILQQLLVEELYPATTAELNYEIHSSDRGIVLKVYGFNQKLSLLLNTIATCIAACPTLVTKEFFDVLRKEHVKSYYNTFSKPKKLVQDVKLSILLLGHQPITYRHGAISDVEFDEFQNFVKSFTDHIYIQCLAQGNKTKEDVIENVRDCMKALKCGPLLPNTMPHIRVNQVPLGIHYCKIRNFNETDTNSVVVNYYQADVASVRLSVMIELLTMIMEEPLFNRLRTQEQLGYDVFCVMNNTFNILGYSITVFTQADKYSTEHVDSRIEEFLKAFNKILEETSEKDLKAIQETLIRQKLYGPIHLREEHSRNWVEITTGDYMFDRIENELITIESIKIDELREWMTAHTMNGSNLRKLSVHVDGTPKSIDKENNEDAKLQADRIDPDSKVKKAGNVKYPLIYIPTTECQNDTCLAHYITNIEEYKKRLYTYPVTRTTL, translated from the exons ATGGTTTTTATGGGATCTGCAAAATATCCTCAG GAAAATGACATCGATGCATTTATTAGTAAAAGAGGCGGTTCGTTAAACGCGTCCACCGAATGCGAATACACAACGTTTTACTTTGAGATACAAAAGAAGCATCTGTTACCCGCTCTCGATCGTTTTGCTCAATTTTTTATTGAACCCCTAATGAAGAAAGATGCCataacgagagaacgagaagcCGTAGAAAGCG AATTTCAGATGGCCTTACCCTCCGATATTAATAGAAAAGAGCAATTGTTTTGTAGTTTCGCACGATCGAATCATCCGGTAACGAAATTCAGTTGGGGCAACCTGATAACGTTGCGTGACAATGTGACGGACGAAAAGCTTTACGCGGAGCTACATAAATTTAGGGAGCGTCACTATAGTGCTCACAGAATGAAGCTTGCCATTCAA GCTAAATTTCCATTGGACGTGTTGGAAAATTACGTCACGGAATGTTTCTCGAACGTTCCAAACAATGGTTTGCCACCAGATGACTTTTCAGTGTTCAAGGGTGCGAATTCCTTCGACACGCCGAGATTTCGAAGAATCTATAAAATTAAGCCAGTAAAAGACATCTGCAAA GTTGAATTAACATGGTCGATGCCATCCATGCACGATTTGTACAAAAGCAAATCGCATCAGTACGTTTCGTGGATTATAGGGCACGAGGGAAAGGGTTCGTTGATTAGTTATTTAAGGGATAAGATGTGGTGTCTGGACATTAACAGCGGTAACAGCGAGAGTGGGTTCGAACACAGCTCTATGTATGCGTTGTTCAGTTTGTCGTTGACTCTAACCGAGCAAGGATTCAAGCATTTGTCGGATGTCCTGAACGCTATATTCTCGTTCATCAACTTAATGCGCAAAGAGGGACCGCAGCAGCGAATTTACGACGAGATTAAACAGATCGCAGATACGGCTTTCAG ATTTATTGATGAAGAGCCACCAGCAGAATATGTGGAAGAATTGTGCGAGAACATGCATTATTCCCCTCCTTGCGATTACATCATTAGTAACAAGTTGTACATGGAGTACAATCCGGACATTATACGGGCGTGTTTGAACTACTTGACCCCCGACGATGTGAACATAATCATTTTCGACAAGAAGTTCAACGACGAAGAGTTCGATAAAATTGAGCCGTGGTTCCAAATCAAATACACGGATACGGAAATACCACAAGCGTGGATAGAGTGCTGGAGAACCATCGAACCTCTGCCTGAATTTTATTTACCATTACCGAACGTTTTCCTCACGGATGATTTCAATTTAATTACTATACCGCCAGACGTTCCGAAATATCCCACAAAAATCTACACGGATGATATATCCGAAGTCTGGTATCGACCCGATCCTAAATTCCGTTTACCCGAGTGCTACATGAGTTTTTACATCATAACACCCATGGCTATCCATTCGACTAAGAG CGCGGCCTTAATTGATTTATTCGTTACGATATTGCAACAGTTGTTGGTAGAAGAATTGTACCCAGCTACGACTGCTGAGCTGAATTATGAGATCCACTCGAGCGATAGGGGTATCGTGCTCAAAGTGTACGGATTTAATCAGAAATTATCG cttttattgaatactATTGCAACATGTATAGCAGCCTGTCCGACGCTCGTAACGAAAGAATTTTTCGACGTTTTGAGAAAGGAACACGTTAAAAGCTATTACAATACATTCTCGAAGCCTAAGAAGCTAGTTCA AGACGTGAAGTTGTCCATTCTATTGCTGGGTCATCAGCCCATCACCTACAGGCACGGCGCCATCAGCGACGTCGAGTTCGACGAATTTCAAAATTTCGTCAAAAGCTTTACCGATCACATTTACATTCAATGTTTAGCGCAAGGTAACAAGACGAAGGAGGACGTCATCGAGAATGTACGCGACTGCATGAAAGCGCTGAAATGTGGTCCATTATTACCCAATACTATGCCGCATATCAGAGTCAATCAAGTACCTTTGGGAATACACTACTGTAAAATAAGGAACTTCAATGAAACTGATACAAACTCTGTTGTGGTGAACTACTATCAAGCTGATGTCGCATCTGTTAGATTGTCGGTTATGATTGAGCTTCTGACC ATGATCATGGAGGAACCCCTTTTCAATCGCCTGAGGACGCAAGAGCAACTCGGTTACGACGTGTTTTGCGTTATGAACAACACTTTCAATATCCTTGGTTATTCCATCACAGTTTTTACCCAAGCAGACAAATACTCTACGGAGCACGTGGACAGCAGGATTGAAGAGTTTTTAAAAGCATTCAATAAGATCCTGGAGGAGACCTCGGAAAAAGATTTGAAAGCTATACAGGAAACATTGATAAGACAGAAGCTATATGGCCCCATACATTTGAGGGAAGAGCACAGCAGAAACTGGGTAGAAATCACGACGGGCGATTACATGTTCGATAGGATCGAGAACGAATTGATCACAATAGAGTCTATCAAGATCGACGAGCTTAGAGAGTGGATGACTGCTCACACGATGAACGGAAGCAACTTGAGGAAATTGAGCGTGCACGTGGACGGAACGCCTAAATCGATCGACAAAGAAAACAACGAGGACGCCAAGTTGCAAGCGGACAGAATAGATC CTGACTCGAAGGTAAAGAAAGCAGGAAACGTCAAGTATCCGTTGATTTATATACCCACCACGGAATGCCAAAATGACACGTGCCTGgcgcattacattaccaatataGAAGAATACAAAAAGCGTCTGTATACCTATCCTGTCACCCGCACCACTTTATGA